The Pirellulales bacterium genomic sequence ATGCCGCTGCATTTGAGCCGTTCGGTCACCACCGTTCGACAAGCCGCTTCTACCGGACCCGAGCCGATCTGCCAGCCCGCGGCGATATACCGTGGGTAATCCATGCGATGCCGATGGTTGCCAAAGTATTGCACCGTCACGTGATGACGTTCTCGTGCTTCCGCGTTGCGCCTCGCGGGCAACTCGTGTTGCGGCGTGCGGGCTAGAAAATCGGAGCAGCTCGCGCAGGAGCGCAGATGTGCCTGCAATCGCTCGCGCGCTTCCGCCGGCAAGCGGTTCAAGGCGAAAGCCGCCAACGTCCGCGGAGCAGGATGGGCCGCCTG encodes the following:
- a CDS encoding zf-HC2 domain-containing protein translates to METRQAAHPAPRTLAAFALNRLPAEARERLQAHLRSCASCSDFLARTPQHELPARRNAEARERHHVTVQYFGNHRHRMDYPRYIAAGWQIGSGPVEAACRTVVTERLKCSG